In Bacteriovorax sp. Seq25_V, the following are encoded in one genomic region:
- a CDS encoding matrixin family metalloprotease has product MKLILLAIFALSTHAFTLVGSSIATYSNPEIPVYIGDSSCSNLDTTPEELRDLSIKAMEKFWNKVSTSELRLDVQGLKNIDSSFYTDKICSTGTGCIPAVPNGVYIICNDNTTTFTSTGILAVTLPNNVTGSTIVGGVVAINAIASTKFNGLSENEKISVIAHEVGHAFGLGHSKIEDSLMYASSKSGRTRLGRDDWDGATFLYPKEQGPAGLCGTIKDVSEQNTQGPFILGLFALLFLLIGHKAFILKNR; this is encoded by the coding sequence ATGAAATTAATTCTTCTAGCTATTTTTGCTTTATCAACTCACGCATTTACACTTGTGGGGAGTTCGATAGCCACATATTCAAACCCAGAGATACCAGTTTATATTGGAGATAGTTCATGTTCAAACCTTGATACTACTCCAGAAGAACTAAGAGATCTTTCGATTAAGGCGATGGAGAAATTTTGGAATAAAGTTTCAACTTCTGAACTAAGGCTTGATGTCCAAGGTTTAAAAAATATTGATTCAAGTTTTTATACTGATAAAATTTGTAGTACTGGTACAGGATGTATTCCGGCCGTGCCAAATGGTGTTTATATTATCTGTAATGACAATACGACAACATTCACCTCAACAGGAATTCTCGCAGTGACACTACCAAATAATGTGACTGGCTCCACTATCGTCGGAGGGGTCGTAGCAATCAATGCCATCGCGTCGACAAAATTTAATGGCCTTAGTGAAAATGAGAAGATCTCTGTTATCGCTCATGAAGTTGGCCACGCTTTTGGTCTAGGACACTCAAAAATTGAGGATTCATTGATGTACGCTTCTAGCAAGAGCGGTAGAACACGCCTTGGCCGCGACGATTGGGATGGGGCGACCTTTCTCTATCCAAAGGAGCAAGGGCCAGCAGGACTTTGCGGAACGATCAAGGATGTGTCTGAGCAAAACACTCAGGGACCATTTATTCTTGGCCTTTTTGCCCTACTATTTTTGCTCATTGGCCATAAGGCGTTTATTTTAAAAAATAGATAA
- a CDS encoding aminotransferase class V-fold PLP-dependent enzyme: MFENFNIPQNLRPSDPRFGSGPSLVPVEFLTALAETGTELLGTSHRKPVVKNLVKEMQEGLRKYFNVPAGHEIVIGNGGATFLFDAIGLGLTKKKSAHFTCGEFSQKWYKSHKAIPWIEAQEFASEYGDGCEAHDVDDADLIAVTLNETSTGVMINSLPKVSEDTLLCVDATSGAGQVPCNVSECDVFFFSPQKVFASEGGFYVAIMSPKALKRAEEVAADKSRYIPPIMSWSHAIENSVKNQTYNTPSISTIFFLNEQVKLMNKLGYEKVVSMANDKANHIYGWANEKAYLSCYVEKESYRSNAVATINVDEKYSADDLIKVLEQQKAVYGIDAYRKLGKNQFRISLFHNITLEDIKKLTEIISLAIESA, translated from the coding sequence ATGTTTGAAAATTTTAACATACCGCAAAACCTTAGACCTAGTGACCCAAGATTTGGTTCAGGTCCATCACTTGTTCCAGTAGAGTTTTTGACAGCTCTTGCAGAAACTGGAACTGAGTTACTTGGTACCAGTCACAGGAAGCCAGTAGTAAAAAATCTAGTAAAAGAAATGCAAGAAGGGCTTAGAAAATATTTTAATGTACCTGCTGGCCATGAAATCGTTATCGGTAATGGTGGAGCAACGTTCTTATTTGATGCTATTGGATTAGGGCTTACAAAGAAAAAATCTGCTCACTTTACATGTGGAGAGTTTTCTCAAAAATGGTACAAGTCACACAAAGCTATTCCATGGATAGAAGCACAAGAATTTGCAAGTGAATACGGTGATGGTTGTGAAGCTCATGATGTTGATGATGCTGACCTTATTGCTGTAACTCTTAATGAAACTTCAACTGGTGTAATGATAAATTCTCTTCCTAAAGTTTCTGAAGATACTCTTCTATGTGTTGATGCGACTTCAGGAGCAGGACAAGTTCCATGCAATGTTTCAGAATGTGATGTTTTCTTCTTTTCTCCGCAAAAAGTTTTTGCTTCAGAAGGTGGATTTTATGTCGCAATTATGTCTCCAAAGGCACTAAAGAGAGCTGAGGAAGTCGCTGCTGATAAGTCTCGATATATTCCGCCAATTATGAGCTGGTCTCACGCAATTGAAAACTCAGTTAAAAATCAAACTTATAATACTCCAAGTATTTCAACAATCTTCTTCTTAAATGAGCAGGTTAAATTAATGAATAAACTTGGTTATGAAAAAGTTGTTTCGATGGCAAATGATAAAGCAAATCATATCTATGGGTGGGCGAATGAGAAGGCTTACCTTTCTTGTTATGTTGAAAAGGAAAGTTATCGTTCAAATGCTGTTGCAACTATTAACGTTGACGAAAAATATAGTGCAGATGATTTAATCAAAGTTCTTGAACAACAGAAAGCTGTTTACGGGATTGATGCCTATAGAAAGCTTGGAAAGAACCAGTTTAGAATTTCTCTCTTCCACAATATCACGCTTGAAGATATCAAAAAGCTTACAGAGATTATCTCTTTAGCAATTGAATCTGCATAA
- a CDS encoding TonB-dependent receptor, which produces MKKILLISILFSFASIADDTVYVYGTLIPKKAYDDSGNSLSMRSGQDIDNARSFQIEDLIKTIPNINYSQGSSNTRYFQIRGIGERASYEGMPNHSVGIVIDDIDYSGIAGVSSLRDISQVEVYRGPQATRLGPSALAGMIHMSSLEPSKKFKGQAFFNYGNYRLIEEGVGASFPVSQNFQGALSLSKKDSDGYMNNNFLNRKDTNGKDEFTTKAKLLGRINGFKLKLNLHYFNLNNGYDAFTQSNNRITTSDKPGQDDQRTLAQALRVEKILGGDWKSISIFTHIKSKIFYSYDEDWGNNIQWNALPGYNANYDYNIEFPKIKEDLSIDQRLVKAQKLVLGLYGKLSHESFGEVAYKNEAVRKNIRGNFKTKELSLYFENESDLSDNISLDYGARIASRSAIYNDSLGNNFSPDEFMYGGKISLNYHINKESKLYGKLSKGFKAGGFNTQSDVPMDRKEFKQEKLYSLEIGNQNNFKHLNLSTNLSTFFMYREDIQVKTSFQDDPSDPSSYTFYNDNATDGYNYGLELEGRWNGVEGLELLSSLGLLKTEYGNYSYASKSLKDRDMPHAPEYQFNLSSTYRLDNGFYFGGNVFMSDNFYFSNSHSEKSRAYQLVDIKAGYKIKRFSISIWSKNIFNEDYSTRGFFFANRPPDWNDERYTQRGVPRTYGVSLRYTF; this is translated from the coding sequence ATGAAAAAAATCCTTTTGATTTCAATTCTTTTCTCATTTGCTTCAATCGCAGATGATACTGTTTATGTCTATGGTACACTCATTCCTAAGAAGGCGTATGATGATAGTGGGAACTCTCTGTCAATGAGATCTGGCCAGGATATCGATAATGCAAGGTCTTTTCAAATAGAAGATCTTATTAAGACAATTCCTAATATCAATTACTCTCAAGGAAGTTCTAATACACGTTATTTTCAGATTCGTGGGATTGGGGAGAGAGCAAGTTATGAAGGAATGCCAAATCATTCTGTAGGGATCGTGATTGATGATATTGATTACTCAGGCATTGCTGGAGTATCCTCTTTAAGGGATATCTCTCAAGTCGAAGTGTATCGTGGACCACAGGCAACAAGACTTGGTCCAAGTGCTCTTGCTGGTATGATTCATATGAGTTCACTTGAACCTTCTAAGAAGTTTAAAGGGCAGGCCTTCTTTAATTATGGAAATTATCGTCTTATTGAAGAAGGTGTCGGTGCCTCATTCCCTGTATCTCAGAACTTTCAAGGAGCTCTCTCTCTGTCAAAAAAAGATAGTGATGGTTATATGAATAATAATTTCCTTAATCGAAAAGATACGAATGGTAAGGATGAGTTCACGACAAAAGCCAAACTTCTTGGAAGGATTAACGGCTTTAAGCTTAAGTTAAATCTTCATTATTTTAATTTAAATAATGGTTATGATGCATTCACGCAAAGTAATAATAGAATTACTACTTCTGATAAGCCTGGTCAGGATGATCAAAGAACACTAGCGCAAGCACTTCGTGTCGAAAAGATTCTTGGTGGTGATTGGAAATCAATTTCTATTTTTACACATATAAAATCGAAAATATTTTATAGTTATGATGAAGACTGGGGCAACAATATTCAATGGAATGCGTTGCCAGGTTATAACGCGAACTATGATTACAATATCGAGTTTCCAAAAATTAAAGAAGATTTAAGCATTGATCAGCGATTAGTTAAGGCACAAAAGCTTGTTCTTGGATTATATGGAAAGCTTTCACATGAAAGTTTTGGTGAGGTCGCTTATAAGAATGAAGCAGTTAGAAAGAATATTCGAGGGAACTTTAAAACAAAGGAGCTTTCGCTGTATTTTGAAAATGAGTCTGATCTTAGTGATAACATTTCTTTGGATTATGGGGCCCGTATTGCAAGCCGTAGTGCTATTTATAATGACTCGCTTGGAAATAATTTTTCCCCAGATGAATTTATGTATGGTGGAAAAATTTCTCTTAACTACCACATTAATAAAGAGAGTAAACTTTATGGGAAGCTTTCTAAAGGTTTTAAAGCGGGGGGATTCAATACTCAGTCAGATGTTCCAATGGATCGAAAAGAATTTAAGCAGGAGAAGCTCTATAGCTTAGAAATTGGAAATCAAAATAATTTTAAACACCTAAATTTGTCAACAAACCTCTCCACATTCTTTATGTATCGAGAAGATATTCAAGTGAAGACTTCTTTCCAGGATGATCCTTCTGATCCGAGCTCTTATACATTTTATAATGATAATGCGACAGATGGATATAATTATGGATTGGAGCTTGAGGGCCGTTGGAATGGAGTTGAGGGGCTTGAGTTACTATCATCACTTGGCCTTTTAAAGACTGAATATGGAAATTACTCTTATGCTTCAAAATCCTTAAAGGATCGTGATATGCCACATGCTCCTGAGTATCAATTTAATCTTTCATCAACTTATAGACTCGATAACGGTTTTTATTTTGGAGGAAATGTTTTTATGTCAGATAATTTTTATTTCTCAAATTCTCACTCAGAGAAATCTCGCGCTTATCAGCTTGTAGATATAAAAGCAGGTTATAAAATAAAACGTTTTAGCATTAGCATATGGTCTAAGAATATCTTCAATGAAGATTATTCTACTCGTGGTTTCTTCTTTGCCAATAGACCACCTGACTGGAATGATGAAAGGTATACTCAAAGAGGTGTCCCACGCACTTATGGAGTAAGTCTTCGCTATACATTCTAA
- the tgt gene encoding tRNA guanosine(34) transglycosylase Tgt, with protein MRIQDQVKEHFKFELVHVDKHSKARAGVIKTPHGDIPTPVFMPVGTHGAIKALPPNFLDEMDTKIILSNTYHLHLSPGSKLIAKAGGLHKFMNWNGPILTDSGGFQVFSLQGNSITEEGSSFKDQKGKTVMLTPETSIEIQQNLGSDIMMAFDECIPYPADRKYTKTSIDRTHRWLDRCIASWTNPTQALFGIIQGSTYDDYRDECLKELVKRDLPGYAIGGVSVGEGPELMEKIVKYTGPKMPADKPRYVMGVGNPEDLFMIWEYGIDMSDCIIPTKFARGGTLFTNRGKIRIKHKNYRHDFYPVEPNCECYTCKNFSRAYLKHLFDSNEILGQVLATLHNIAFYKSLAERAREAILEDRFLEFKKEFLAGYKKD; from the coding sequence ATGAGAATTCAAGACCAAGTAAAAGAACATTTTAAGTTTGAATTAGTGCACGTAGATAAGCACTCAAAGGCGAGGGCCGGAGTTATAAAAACTCCCCACGGAGATATTCCTACACCAGTATTTATGCCAGTAGGTACTCACGGAGCAATAAAGGCATTACCTCCAAATTTTCTTGATGAAATGGATACAAAAATTATCCTTTCAAATACATATCACCTACACCTTTCTCCAGGTTCAAAGCTGATAGCGAAGGCTGGTGGGCTTCATAAGTTTATGAACTGGAATGGACCGATTCTAACAGACTCGGGAGGATTCCAAGTCTTCTCTCTTCAGGGAAATTCAATTACTGAAGAAGGTTCTTCTTTCAAAGACCAAAAAGGTAAGACTGTAATGCTTACGCCTGAAACATCAATCGAGATTCAACAAAATCTTGGTAGTGACATCATGATGGCCTTTGATGAGTGTATTCCATACCCTGCGGATAGAAAGTATACAAAGACCTCTATTGATAGAACTCACCGTTGGCTAGATCGTTGTATTGCTTCTTGGACAAATCCAACGCAAGCACTTTTTGGAATTATCCAAGGATCGACTTACGATGATTACCGTGATGAGTGTCTTAAAGAATTAGTAAAAAGAGATCTTCCTGGATATGCAATTGGTGGTGTATCTGTTGGTGAAGGCCCAGAACTCATGGAAAAAATTGTTAAATATACAGGACCTAAAATGCCTGCAGATAAACCACGCTACGTAATGGGTGTAGGTAATCCTGAAGATCTTTTTATGATTTGGGAATATGGAATTGATATGAGTGACTGTATCATTCCGACTAAATTTGCTCGTGGTGGAACATTATTTACCAACCGTGGAAAAATTAGAATTAAGCACAAGAACTACCGTCACGATTTCTATCCAGTAGAGCCAAATTGTGAGTGTTATACTTGTAAGAACTTTTCAAGAGCATACCTAAAGCACTTATTTGACTCTAATGAAATTCTAGGTCAGGTACTTGCGACACTTCACAATATTGCTTTCTACAAATCACTTGCAGAGAGAGCTCGTGAAGCTATTCTTGAAGATCGCTTCTTAGAATTCAAGAAAGAATTCCTTGCGGGATACAAGAAAGACTAG
- the murD gene encoding UDP-N-acetylmuramoyl-L-alanine--D-glutamate ligase, which produces MKNIKTVVVVGMGVSGISALNLLKYLGKTVYAVNQGETSSWGTGLGLDEKYLISQNDKKLKEVLATADLVVLSPGIPRDVQILKDFKGPIWCEVELAYRLLSSSDEKIIAVTGTNGKTTTVSLLEECLKASGKEFFIGGNIGTPFCDYVLEVISNKRKIAEVIVLELSSFQLESLDTFRANAAAILNITFSHGERYDDIKPYAFAKFNIFNNQQNSDIAIMPQGMMKEFDFKMKSSSSLKLIENSDLDELSNIVDLEKLKIVGVHNHKNILFAYHLWVALGLPIDSFLIGCYSFTGVHYRLEYLGKLRNFEVFNDSKSTNWEATETAIIGVKDRGPVTLIIGGQKRGHGDDRIDVLLPYLSSLSKILLIGESGVGLESKLRPHVKVSYVQDLEGAFKEITSDSKEGVLLFSPAFPSFDQFKNYVERGKKFTNLFKNSLT; this is translated from the coding sequence ATGAAAAATATTAAGACTGTAGTTGTTGTAGGGATGGGAGTCTCTGGAATTTCAGCACTAAACCTTCTAAAATACTTAGGGAAAACGGTATATGCAGTCAATCAGGGTGAGACTTCATCGTGGGGAACTGGTCTTGGGTTAGATGAAAAATATTTAATCTCGCAAAATGATAAAAAATTGAAAGAAGTTTTGGCGACTGCTGATTTGGTCGTTCTCTCTCCTGGAATCCCAAGAGATGTTCAAATCTTAAAAGACTTTAAGGGGCCAATCTGGTGTGAAGTTGAACTAGCATATCGCTTACTTTCAAGTAGTGACGAAAAAATTATCGCGGTCACTGGAACAAATGGGAAGACGACGACAGTTAGTCTTTTGGAGGAGTGCCTTAAAGCTTCTGGTAAAGAATTCTTCATTGGTGGCAATATTGGAACCCCATTTTGCGATTATGTTTTAGAGGTTATCTCGAATAAAAGAAAGATTGCTGAAGTTATAGTGTTAGAATTATCTAGCTTTCAACTTGAATCACTTGATACATTTAGGGCAAATGCTGCGGCTATATTAAATATCACTTTCAGTCACGGTGAGCGCTACGATGATATTAAACCTTATGCTTTTGCAAAGTTTAATATTTTTAATAATCAGCAAAATTCAGACATCGCCATCATGCCTCAAGGTATGATGAAAGAATTTGATTTTAAAATGAAAAGCTCTTCTTCATTAAAGTTGATAGAAAATTCCGATCTCGATGAGCTTTCTAATATTGTAGACCTTGAAAAACTTAAAATAGTTGGTGTTCACAATCATAAGAATATACTCTTTGCTTATCATCTATGGGTGGCCTTGGGACTTCCTATTGATTCATTCTTAATAGGCTGCTATTCATTCACAGGTGTTCACTACCGTCTTGAGTATCTTGGTAAACTTAGAAATTTTGAAGTGTTTAATGATTCAAAAAGTACTAATTGGGAAGCGACTGAAACAGCTATTATTGGAGTTAAGGATAGAGGGCCTGTTACACTTATTATTGGAGGCCAGAAACGTGGACATGGGGATGATAGAATAGATGTGTTATTGCCATATCTTTCATCTCTTTCAAAAATATTACTTATTGGAGAAAGTGGTGTTGGGCTTGAATCTAAACTTAGGCCACACGTAAAGGTGAGTTACGTACAAGATCTTGAAGGTGCATTCAAAGAAATTACGAGTGATTCAAAAGAAGGTGTACTATTATTTTCACCAGCATTTCCATCATTTGATCAATTTAAGAATTATGTTGAGAGAGGAAAAAAATTTACAAACTTATTCAAGAACTCTTTGACTTGA
- a CDS encoding methyltransferase, with product MNYTKRFDQIVAKIKEHQEMWNGEIITLYPDRLDIFNQEWVKELSLLTDEQLWQVDCFQNTEFLNEGSFKTWLNELNELCELPKYEYGELEKLPDFAFNKVKGKKRHEILVLAKLLKQVQAENDFSHLVDIGGGVGHLSRVMAHYKSIECISLDINKDFQTIGEKRLHKYTKPEDHKNVTFITHDFTYDLKEEQTRDIFTDKSFSLGLHTCGPLALKHIDVATVNKTLGFINFGCCYNKLNPQTDCNISQYSKNHGLTLTDYAFTLACRGHSSMDYNAFKLKRRVKDFRYAIHIFFYKYFGIKEVVAVGDSEPREYWGKFSDYLIGKCEKLGMKNEYSAQFIDDFFEDAKMQEYLKELFLCNVIRWQYGRSLELYLLIDRCLYLQERGFSPLLLEFFDPSLSPRNIGILLTRHS from the coding sequence ATGAATTATACAAAGCGTTTTGACCAGATTGTTGCAAAGATAAAAGAGCATCAGGAGATGTGGAATGGTGAAATTATCACTCTCTACCCTGATCGCTTAGATATTTTTAATCAAGAATGGGTTAAGGAACTTTCGCTCCTTACTGACGAGCAGTTATGGCAAGTAGACTGTTTTCAAAACACTGAATTTTTAAATGAAGGTTCATTCAAGACATGGCTTAATGAGCTTAATGAACTTTGTGAGCTACCAAAGTACGAGTACGGAGAACTTGAAAAACTACCTGACTTTGCATTTAATAAAGTGAAAGGTAAAAAAAGACATGAAATTCTAGTTCTCGCAAAACTTCTTAAGCAAGTTCAAGCGGAAAATGACTTCTCTCACCTCGTCGATATCGGAGGAGGAGTCGGTCACCTCTCACGTGTTATGGCCCACTACAAATCTATAGAATGCATAAGTCTTGATATCAATAAAGATTTTCAAACGATTGGTGAAAAAAGATTACACAAATATACCAAGCCTGAAGATCATAAGAATGTAACATTTATTACACATGATTTCACATATGATCTAAAAGAAGAACAGACTCGTGATATTTTCACAGATAAATCATTCTCTCTAGGACTTCACACTTGTGGCCCTCTTGCGCTTAAACACATTGATGTTGCCACTGTGAATAAGACTCTAGGCTTTATCAACTTCGGCTGCTGTTATAATAAACTCAATCCGCAAACAGATTGCAATATTAGTCAGTACTCAAAAAATCATGGGCTTACCCTTACCGACTATGCCTTCACTCTCGCATGTAGAGGTCACAGCTCAATGGATTACAACGCGTTTAAACTAAAACGCCGAGTAAAAGACTTTCGCTACGCCATTCATATTTTCTTTTACAAGTATTTTGGAATAAAGGAAGTTGTTGCAGTTGGCGATAGCGAGCCACGCGAGTACTGGGGAAAGTTTAGTGATTATCTAATAGGAAAATGTGAAAAACTTGGAATGAAAAACGAGTACAGCGCTCAGTTCATCGATGATTTTTTTGAAGATGCAAAGATGCAAGAATATTTAAAAGAATTATTCCTGTGTAACGTCATCAGATGGCAGTACGGTAGAAGTCTAGAACTATATTTGTTAATTGATAGATGCCTTTATCTACAGGAGCGAGGATTCTCTCCTTTATTACTTGAGTTCTTTGATCCCTCTCTGTCACCAAGAAATATCGGAATCCTCCTGACGCGTCACAGCTAG